A single region of the Streptomyces virginiae genome encodes:
- a CDS encoding protein kinase domain-containing protein: protein MKPLESGDPTSLGDGRYRLVGRLGQGGMGVVYLGRSRSGRAVAIKVVRPELSTEPGFKRRFADEVAAARRVGGFHTAPVVDADPDGDPAWLVTAFVPGPTLQAVLARVGSLPLDTLTVLAAGLAEALDAIHRAGVIHRDLKPANIIVAEDGPRVIDFGIARALDGTALTQTGLQIGTPGFLAPEQLTGGRALSPAVDMFALGVVLTQAAGGVPFGDGPSAARHYKVVHEEPDLSAVPIELREAIGACLSKDPAARPTPAAFLGTLTVRHRDGDSWLPEAATQLLPVPEPMVRPTTPDSPSETRQDTSKDVLEDASKDVPLPDAPPVVAEPRTERSPTATGPAAQPTPAPSPDPGPAAAQVPPVVAEKPRRRRAVVAAVLVASLAAAGLFVWQPWSHSTKDGSKGLGSAPTESAPTPAPFPTDPLLIRQDTVPGWPGTCRSVIARRDASAEKPVALIPGGAGTCDVLPQWSPDRRSFAFTRTTSEGTAVWTANADGSNARRITSIAGGRVSWSPDGSRLAVLRKKDGVQQLFVVGVADGAARQLTSGTSQVEDPAWSPDGKSIAVCLLTDPENWQIHTVDPEAPDRAPQQVTRLPHVALDPVWSPDGATLAYTAGAYGRGTQGDIRLVNSDGSNDRELIATGAHEMDPTWSADGTWVAFVRGPYEQPVIWAVRADKTGERVLTTGAASEGHPSWR from the coding sequence ATGAAGCCGCTCGAATCGGGGGATCCCACCTCGCTGGGCGACGGCCGCTACCGGCTGGTGGGACGGCTCGGTCAGGGAGGCATGGGTGTGGTCTATCTGGGCCGCTCCCGGTCCGGTCGTGCGGTCGCCATCAAGGTCGTACGTCCCGAGCTGAGCACCGAGCCCGGCTTCAAGCGCAGGTTCGCCGACGAGGTCGCCGCGGCGCGGCGGGTCGGCGGCTTCCACACCGCTCCGGTGGTGGACGCGGACCCGGACGGGGATCCGGCTTGGCTGGTCACGGCGTTCGTGCCCGGCCCCACCCTGCAAGCGGTGCTCGCGCGTGTCGGATCGCTGCCCCTGGACACGCTCACCGTCCTCGCGGCCGGCCTGGCCGAGGCACTCGACGCGATCCACCGGGCGGGGGTCATCCACCGCGATCTGAAGCCCGCGAACATCATCGTGGCCGAGGACGGGCCGCGTGTCATCGATTTCGGCATCGCGCGCGCCCTGGACGGCACGGCACTGACGCAGACCGGCCTGCAGATCGGCACGCCGGGCTTCCTGGCACCCGAGCAGCTCACCGGTGGTAGGGCGCTCTCCCCCGCGGTCGACATGTTCGCTCTGGGGGTGGTGCTCACCCAGGCGGCGGGCGGCGTGCCCTTCGGCGACGGCCCGTCCGCGGCGAGGCACTACAAGGTGGTCCACGAAGAGCCGGACCTGTCCGCGGTGCCCATCGAACTCCGCGAAGCCATCGGCGCCTGTCTGTCCAAGGACCCGGCGGCAAGGCCCACGCCGGCCGCCTTCCTCGGTACTCTCACCGTCCGCCACCGGGACGGTGACTCCTGGCTGCCGGAAGCGGCGACGCAGCTGCTCCCGGTGCCGGAGCCGATGGTGCGGCCCACCACACCGGACAGCCCGTCGGAGACCCGCCAGGACACCTCGAAGGACGTCCTGGAGGACGCCTCGAAGGACGTCCCGCTCCCGGATGCCCCGCCGGTCGTCGCGGAGCCCCGTACCGAACGGTCGCCCACCGCCACAGGGCCCGCGGCGCAGCCCACCCCCGCCCCCTCCCCCGACCCCGGCCCTGCGGCCGCGCAGGTGCCGCCCGTGGTCGCGGAGAAGCCCCGGCGTCGCCGCGCGGTGGTGGCCGCGGTGCTCGTGGCGTCCCTCGCGGCCGCCGGTCTGTTCGTGTGGCAGCCCTGGAGCCATTCGACCAAGGACGGTTCGAAGGGCCTCGGCTCCGCACCCACCGAATCCGCACCGACCCCGGCACCGTTCCCGACCGATCCGCTGCTGATCCGGCAGGACACCGTCCCGGGCTGGCCCGGGACGTGCCGCAGCGTCATCGCCCGCCGGGACGCCTCGGCGGAGAAGCCCGTGGCGCTCATCCCGGGCGGCGCAGGCACATGCGACGTCCTGCCCCAGTGGTCCCCCGACCGCAGGTCGTTCGCGTTCACCCGCACCACGTCCGAGGGCACGGCCGTCTGGACCGCCAACGCCGACGGTTCGAACGCGCGCCGGATCACCTCCATCGCCGGTGGCAGGGTGTCCTGGTCGCCGGACGGCAGCCGGCTCGCCGTGCTGCGCAAGAAGGACGGCGTACAGCAGCTGTTCGTGGTCGGCGTCGCCGACGGCGCGGCTCGCCAGCTCACCTCGGGCACGAGCCAGGTCGAGGATCCCGCGTGGTCGCCGGACGGCAAGAGCATCGCGGTCTGCCTGCTGACGGATCCCGAGAACTGGCAGATCCACACGGTCGATCCCGAGGCCCCGGACCGCGCCCCGCAGCAGGTGACCCGGCTGCCCCACGTGGCACTCGACCCGGTGTGGTCACCCGACGGCGCCACCCTCGCCTACACGGCGGGGGCCTACGGCAGGGGCACCCAGGGCGACATCCGCCTCGTGAACAGCGACGGAAGCAACGATCGTGAGCTGATCGCCACCGGCGCCCATGAGATGGACCCCACCTGGTCCGCCGACGGCACGTGGGTGGCCTTCGTCCGCGGCCCGTACGAGCAGCCCGTCATCTGGGCCGTGCGAGCGGACAAGACCGGCGAGCGCGTGCTCACCACCGGTGCCGCCTCCGAGGGGCATCCCTCCTGGCGCTGA
- a CDS encoding hemerythrin domain-containing protein, whose protein sequence is MDGIVLLKEDHKAVEKLFKRFEKAGEDAHAEKRKIADQVIGELTTHTWIEEKIFYPAAREAAPDTKDHVLESIEEHHVVLWMLSELKDLDATDERFDAKMTVLMENVRHHVEEEEKEWFPEVRKAMGRNRLTELGEQMETAKKKAPGEPLAVPSAKH, encoded by the coding sequence GTGGACGGGATCGTGCTGCTCAAGGAAGACCACAAGGCGGTCGAGAAGCTGTTCAAGCGGTTCGAGAAGGCCGGCGAGGATGCTCACGCGGAGAAGCGGAAGATCGCCGACCAGGTGATCGGCGAGCTCACCACGCATACCTGGATCGAGGAGAAGATCTTCTACCCGGCCGCACGGGAGGCGGCGCCCGACACCAAGGACCACGTCTTGGAGAGCATCGAGGAGCACCACGTCGTGCTGTGGATGCTGTCCGAGCTGAAGGACCTGGACGCGACCGATGAGCGGTTCGACGCCAAGATGACCGTGCTGATGGAGAACGTCCGTCACCACGTCGAGGAGGAGGAGAAGGAGTGGTTCCCCGAGGTCCGCAAGGCCATGGGGCGTAACCGCCTCACCGAGCTCGGCGAACAGATGGAGACGGCGAAGAAGAAGGCCCCGGGCGAGCCCCTCGCGGTCCCGAGCGCCAAGCACTGA
- a CDS encoding glutamate--cysteine ligase, producing MRSVGVEEELLLVDADSGAPLAVSGAALAAAERSAWQRPGTSGRREHEFEKELQKEQLEFATKPVTEMGELQEEIVRIRREAARHAASAGAVVAAVATSPLPVKPSLSVGRRYRWLGEQFGLTAQEQLTCGCHVHVSVASDVEGVAVLDRIRPWTAVLTAMSANSPFWQGEDSGYGSYRSRVWNRWPSAGPVDIFGSADRYHEQVRTMIDTGVLRDEGMIYFDARLSATYPTVEVRVADVCLDAETPVLLAALVRGLVETAARVWQDGRPPARIGTSLLRLASWRAGRSGLDGPLLHPETMRQTSAEDAVEALYRHVREALEDQGDDERVREGIAHLHERGNGARTQRRLYAEAQELMTVVTRCAELTIAP from the coding sequence ATGCGAAGCGTAGGCGTGGAAGAAGAGCTGCTGCTCGTGGACGCCGACAGCGGTGCCCCGCTCGCCGTGTCAGGAGCGGCGCTGGCGGCCGCGGAGCGCTCGGCCTGGCAGCGCCCCGGCACGAGCGGTCGACGGGAACATGAGTTCGAGAAGGAACTGCAGAAGGAACAGCTGGAGTTCGCCACGAAACCGGTGACCGAGATGGGCGAGCTCCAGGAGGAGATCGTCCGCATCCGCCGCGAGGCGGCCCGCCACGCGGCGAGTGCCGGAGCCGTGGTCGCGGCGGTCGCGACGTCCCCGCTGCCCGTCAAACCGTCGTTGAGCGTCGGACGACGCTACCGGTGGCTGGGCGAACAGTTCGGACTGACGGCGCAGGAGCAGCTGACCTGTGGATGCCACGTCCACGTGTCGGTCGCGTCGGACGTGGAGGGCGTCGCGGTCCTGGACCGCATCAGGCCCTGGACGGCCGTTCTGACGGCGATGAGCGCGAATTCGCCCTTCTGGCAGGGCGAGGACAGCGGGTACGGAAGCTACCGCAGCCGGGTGTGGAACCGATGGCCGTCCGCCGGCCCGGTCGACATCTTCGGGTCCGCCGATCGCTACCACGAGCAGGTCCGCACGATGATCGACACCGGAGTGCTGCGCGACGAGGGCATGATCTACTTCGACGCCCGTCTGTCGGCCACCTATCCCACGGTCGAGGTCCGGGTCGCCGACGTGTGCCTGGATGCCGAGACGCCGGTCCTGCTCGCCGCCCTTGTCCGCGGTCTGGTCGAGACGGCGGCCCGTGTCTGGCAGGACGGGCGGCCTCCGGCCAGGATCGGTACGAGTCTGCTGCGACTGGCGTCCTGGCGGGCCGGACGTTCCGGCCTGGACGGTCCCCTGCTGCACCCCGAAACCATGAGGCAGACCTCTGCCGAGGACGCGGTCGAGGCCCTGTACCGGCACGTGCGCGAGGCATTGGAGGACCAAGGCGACGACGAGCGGGTCCGGGAAGGCATCGCGCACCTGCACGAACGGGGGAACGGTGCCCGCACGCAGCGTCGGCTGTACGCCGAAGCGCAAGAACTCATGACGGTCGTCACTCGGTGTGCGGAGCTGACGATCGCGCCATGA
- a CDS encoding phytoene desaturase family protein, whose amino-acid sequence MPDAVVIGAGPNGLVAANLLADAGWSVEVLEAQEEPGGAVRSDRGVHPDYVSDVFSAFYPLATASPVLARLDLAAEGLRWSHAPSVLAHPLLDGRCAVLERRVRDTCAGLAGFAAADADAWEDLYRTWARVGPDLVQALFTPFPPVRSGLRLAARLRAAGGLRMARTLALPVRRLGEEQFAGDGGRLLLAGNALHADLAPEAAGSGGFGWLMSMLGQSHGFPVPVGGAGALTAALVSRLRSKGGVLRCGERVASVVVRGGTAVGVRTAGGETVGARRAVLADTSAPALYQDLVGEEHLPSRLLRDLERFQWDFATFKVDWALTGPVPWTAPQATGAGTVHVADGVDGLTRFAAQIAMGQVPDEPFALFGQMTTADPTRSPAGTESAWAYTHVPQRITSDAGPDDITGRWDARDQEAMADRVEAQVERFAPGFRGLIGARRVLAPTTLQAMDENLHNGAINNGTTALHQQAIFRPTPGTGRPETPVKGLYLASAAAHPGGGVHGAPGANAARAALRAHGLHALLHRARRV is encoded by the coding sequence GTGCCTGACGCGGTGGTGATCGGCGCGGGCCCCAACGGTTTGGTGGCTGCGAACCTGCTGGCCGACGCCGGGTGGAGCGTGGAGGTCCTGGAGGCGCAGGAGGAGCCCGGAGGGGCCGTACGCAGTGACCGTGGGGTGCACCCGGACTACGTCTCGGACGTCTTCAGCGCCTTCTATCCGCTGGCCACCGCCTCCCCGGTCCTCGCCCGTCTCGACCTCGCCGCCGAGGGGCTGCGATGGAGCCACGCCCCGTCCGTACTGGCGCACCCGCTGCTGGACGGCCGGTGCGCCGTGTTGGAGCGCCGGGTGCGGGACACCTGCGCGGGCCTGGCCGGTTTCGCCGCTGCCGACGCCGACGCCTGGGAGGACTTGTACCGGACCTGGGCCCGGGTGGGGCCGGACCTCGTGCAGGCCCTGTTCACGCCCTTCCCTCCGGTCCGCTCCGGGCTGCGGCTGGCCGCGCGGCTCCGCGCCGCCGGCGGGCTGCGGATGGCCAGAACGCTGGCCCTGCCGGTGCGCCGGCTGGGCGAGGAGCAGTTCGCCGGGGACGGGGGCCGGCTCCTGCTGGCCGGCAACGCCCTGCACGCCGACCTGGCCCCCGAGGCGGCGGGCAGCGGTGGTTTCGGCTGGCTCATGTCGATGCTCGGGCAGAGCCACGGCTTCCCGGTCCCCGTCGGCGGAGCGGGCGCTCTGACCGCGGCGCTCGTGAGCCGTCTGCGGAGCAAGGGCGGTGTCCTGCGCTGCGGGGAGCGCGTCGCGTCCGTCGTCGTGCGCGGGGGCACCGCGGTCGGGGTCAGGACCGCGGGCGGGGAAACCGTCGGCGCGCGGCGGGCCGTACTGGCGGACACGTCGGCGCCGGCCCTGTACCAGGACCTCGTGGGCGAGGAACACCTCCCGTCCCGCCTCCTGCGGGACCTGGAACGCTTCCAGTGGGATTTCGCGACGTTCAAGGTCGACTGGGCACTGACCGGCCCGGTGCCGTGGACGGCGCCGCAGGCCACCGGGGCGGGTACGGTCCACGTGGCCGACGGCGTCGACGGCCTGACCCGGTTCGCCGCCCAGATCGCCATGGGGCAGGTACCCGACGAGCCGTTCGCCCTGTTCGGCCAGATGACCACCGCGGACCCGACCCGCTCACCGGCCGGTACGGAATCGGCGTGGGCCTACACGCACGTCCCGCAGCGCATCACCTCCGACGCCGGTCCCGACGACATCACCGGGCGCTGGGACGCCCGCGACCAGGAAGCCATGGCCGACCGCGTCGAGGCACAGGTGGAACGCTTCGCACCCGGCTTCCGCGGGCTCATCGGCGCCCGCCGCGTCCTGGCACCCACCACGCTGCAGGCCATGGACGAGAACCTGCACAACGGCGCCATCAACAACGGCACCACCGCCCTGCACCAGCAGGCGATCTTCCGCCCCACCCCCGGCACCGGCCGCCCCGAGACCCCCGTCAAGGGCCTCTACCTCGCCTCCGCGGCCGCCCACCCCGGCGGCGGCGTCCACGGCGCACCGGGCGCGAACGCCGCCCGGGCCGCCCTGCGCGCCCACGGCCTGCACGCCCTCCTCCACCGCGCCCGACGCGTGTGA
- a CDS encoding SRPBCC family protein, protein MAVRHQLVRRPPRSVWAVLADPTLYGEWVVGPSESTPLDQLWPEVGSRLRYTVRLGPWSTEGVTTVRHRELGKELELEASFKSLGTARIFLQLRPWGEETLVVCDEHPLRGLGGSLHNSVVEAALQLRHRGMLPRLARVVEQQPGEVLRA, encoded by the coding sequence ATGGCCGTCCGTCATCAGCTCGTCCGGCGCCCCCCGCGGAGCGTGTGGGCCGTACTCGCCGACCCGACCCTGTACGGGGAGTGGGTGGTGGGCCCGTCCGAGTCCACACCGCTCGATCAACTCTGGCCAGAGGTCGGATCCCGGCTCCGCTACACCGTGCGCCTCGGCCCCTGGTCGACCGAAGGAGTGACGACGGTACGTCACAGGGAGCTCGGCAAGGAGCTGGAGCTGGAGGCGTCGTTCAAGTCGCTCGGTACCGCGCGGATCTTCCTCCAGCTCAGGCCGTGGGGCGAGGAAACGCTCGTCGTCTGCGACGAGCACCCCCTGCGTGGCCTGGGAGGTTCCCTGCACAACTCCGTCGTCGAAGCGGCCCTGCAGCTGCGGCACCGGGGCATGCTGCCACGCCTGGCCAGGGTCGTGGAGCAGCAGCCCGGCGAGGTGCTCCGTGCCTGA
- a CDS encoding MSMEG_6728 family protein, with the protein MQTFLPFPSFDASAEVLDARRLGKQRVEAVQVLRGLVVPGYGWRRHPAVRMWVGYEEALVRYGLEICGAWTAQGHADTCAVTLVEDFGAWRPGGTAPRTQERLAAVGDLPPWLGAPDFHRSHQSALVRKAPAFYRDRFPGVPDDLPYVWPRSDREADGLR; encoded by the coding sequence GTGCAGACGTTCCTTCCGTTTCCGTCGTTCGACGCTTCGGCGGAGGTGTTGGACGCACGACGGCTCGGCAAGCAGCGGGTCGAGGCCGTGCAGGTACTGCGTGGCCTGGTCGTTCCGGGTTACGGATGGCGCAGGCATCCGGCGGTGCGCATGTGGGTGGGGTACGAGGAGGCACTCGTCCGGTACGGGCTGGAGATCTGCGGGGCGTGGACCGCGCAGGGGCACGCCGATACCTGTGCCGTCACCCTGGTCGAGGACTTCGGGGCGTGGCGTCCGGGGGGCACCGCCCCACGGACGCAGGAGCGGTTGGCCGCCGTCGGGGACCTGCCGCCGTGGCTGGGCGCGCCGGACTTCCACCGAAGCCATCAGTCCGCGCTGGTGCGCAAGGCCCCGGCCTTCTACCGGGATCGCTTCCCGGGGGTACCGGACGACCTGCCGTACGTCTGGCCCCGGTCCGACCGGGAGGCGGACGGGCTGCGGTGA
- a CDS encoding GNAT family N-acetyltransferase, whose translation MEIRSTTDKDLDVFVDTVHAAFGRFPETPTEGGGLWWSALETDRCLLALTEDGRPVGTAAAHPFELTLPGETVIPASGVTAVGVLPSHRRQGVLSTMMRHQLTEFRARGEFLSVLLASEASIYGRFGYGPATYTERLTVPRHRAALAVPRARTVTGAPAAGPDNTSVEVLRRAECGEILEEVYDRYRRAQPGALSRPHRWWALRAGQPPISPAPRHVAVHRDADGIPDGYASYSVESGTLTVDETIATDAAVFTALARFALGHDLVSQVVFRHVPPEHPLRWQLADFRAGEVSGVMDWLWVRLLDIPGALTARGWFTDGELVLDVDDPFLGEQGRYLLTVQDGKAVCIPTDREPDLSLDVRDLGSIYLGGTAPSTLVRAGHIRAHHPSTVTLADALFRADRPPHCLHWF comes from the coding sequence ATGGAGATCCGTTCTACGACCGACAAGGATCTCGACGTCTTCGTTGACACGGTCCATGCCGCGTTCGGGCGCTTCCCGGAAACCCCGACAGAGGGCGGTGGGCTCTGGTGGTCGGCGCTCGAAACGGACCGCTGCCTGCTCGCCCTGACCGAGGACGGACGGCCCGTCGGCACCGCCGCCGCGCACCCTTTCGAACTCACCCTGCCCGGTGAGACCGTCATCCCGGCTTCCGGGGTGACCGCTGTCGGTGTCCTGCCCTCCCACCGGCGCCAAGGCGTGCTCAGCACGATGATGCGGCACCAGCTCACCGAGTTCCGTGCACGAGGAGAATTCCTCTCCGTGCTGCTGGCCTCCGAGGCCTCCATCTACGGCAGGTTCGGCTACGGGCCGGCGACCTACACGGAGCGGCTGACGGTGCCGCGCCACCGGGCCGCCCTCGCCGTTCCCCGGGCCCGCACCGTCACGGGCGCCCCAGCGGCCGGCCCGGACAACACCTCGGTCGAGGTACTGCGGCGTGCCGAGTGCGGCGAGATCCTGGAAGAGGTCTACGACCGCTACCGCCGTGCCCAGCCCGGCGCACTGTCCCGGCCGCACCGCTGGTGGGCCCTGCGCGCGGGGCAGCCCCCGATCTCGCCGGCGCCGCGCCACGTCGCCGTCCACCGGGACGCCGACGGCATCCCCGACGGGTACGCCAGCTACTCGGTCGAGTCCGGCACCCTGACGGTCGACGAGACCATCGCCACCGACGCCGCCGTCTTCACGGCCCTGGCCCGGTTCGCACTCGGACACGACCTGGTCTCTCAGGTCGTGTTCCGACACGTCCCGCCCGAGCACCCGCTGCGCTGGCAGCTTGCGGACTTCCGCGCCGGCGAGGTGAGCGGCGTGATGGACTGGCTCTGGGTGCGGCTGCTGGACATCCCGGGCGCGCTGACCGCACGTGGCTGGTTCACGGACGGCGAACTCGTCCTCGACGTCGACGACCCGTTCCTCGGCGAACAGGGCCGCTACCTGCTGACCGTCCAGGACGGCAAGGCCGTCTGCATCCCGACGGACCGGGAGCCCGACCTGTCCCTGGACGTGCGTGACCTGGGCTCGATCTACCTCGGCGGCACCGCCCCGAGCACGCTCGTGCGTGCCGGACACATCCGGGCCCACCACCCGAGCACGGTCACCCTCGCCGACGCCCTCTTCCGCGCCGACCGTCCCCCGCACTGCCTGCACTGGTTCTGA
- a CDS encoding GlsB/YeaQ/YmgE family stress response membrane protein codes for MGIIAWILIGLFAGLIAKAIMPGKDPGGLLITMLIGIAGGLLGGWLGKVVFGVDSIDGFFDISTWIAAIVGSVILLALYRMVTGGRRSHRHA; via the coding sequence ATGGGCATCATTGCGTGGATTCTCATCGGTCTGTTCGCCGGCCTCATCGCCAAGGCGATCATGCCGGGTAAGGACCCGGGCGGCCTCCTCATCACGATGCTCATCGGCATCGCCGGAGGCCTCCTCGGCGGCTGGCTCGGCAAGGTCGTCTTCGGCGTCGATTCCATCGACGGCTTCTTCGACATCTCCACCTGGATCGCCGCCATCGTCGGCTCCGTCATACTCCTGGCCCTGTACCGCATGGTCACCGGAGGCCGGCGCTCTCACCGCCATGCCTGA
- a CDS encoding protealysin inhibitor emfourin: MLITVTRTGGFAGGEKTASLETECRADGPELERLAELALSTEGPAEQEPVPDGFRYVLRVDSKLVELQDPYLTEEQRQLIDAVLTTAL; encoded by the coding sequence ATGCTGATCACCGTGACCCGCACCGGCGGGTTCGCAGGCGGGGAGAAGACGGCGTCGCTCGAAACGGAGTGCCGTGCCGACGGGCCCGAGCTGGAACGGCTGGCCGAGCTCGCGCTCAGCACCGAGGGCCCCGCGGAGCAGGAACCCGTTCCCGACGGCTTTCGCTACGTCCTGCGCGTCGACAGCAAGCTGGTGGAGTTACAGGATCCGTACCTCACCGAGGAGCAGCGGCAACTGATCGACGCCGTTCTGACCACCGCCCTCTGA
- a CDS encoding ATP-binding protein: MDVPVLDRSLPRSGQPTTAARDATRAFLHHAARIRAPAAPGSDDAVLLVVGELIANVMRHTRGPASLHLELNGDHIDIRVTDTSPDPPEPRAPHLDGTGGWGWQLINHLTTDVHIEPTADGGKTICARAPW, encoded by the coding sequence ATGGACGTACCCGTCCTTGATCGGTCCCTGCCCCGCAGCGGGCAGCCCACGACGGCGGCGCGCGACGCCACCCGAGCCTTCCTCCACCATGCCGCACGCATCCGGGCGCCCGCCGCACCGGGGAGCGACGACGCCGTGCTCCTGGTCGTGGGCGAGCTGATCGCCAACGTCATGCGCCACACCCGTGGGCCCGCATCGCTCCACCTCGAACTGAACGGTGACCACATCGACATCCGCGTCACCGACACCAGCCCCGACCCGCCCGAGCCGCGCGCGCCCCACCTCGACGGCACCGGCGGATGGGGGTGGCAGCTGATCAATCACCTCACCACCGACGTGCACATCGAACCCACCGCCGACGGCGGGAAAACCATCTGCGCCCGCGCCCCCTGGTAG
- a CDS encoding isoamylase early set domain-containing protein, with protein sequence MLERKRLKGRTQVTFVLPDNAPDGPVSVVGDFNHWNPAAHPMASRGDGTRAASVALPTNSAHSFRYLAVGGHWFDDEQADSHDGTNSRLHT encoded by the coding sequence GTGCTCGAACGCAAGCGGCTCAAGGGCCGTACCCAGGTGACCTTCGTCCTCCCCGACAACGCTCCGGACGGGCCTGTCAGCGTCGTCGGAGACTTCAACCACTGGAACCCTGCCGCCCACCCGATGGCATCCCGCGGAGACGGCACCCGGGCCGCGTCCGTCGCCCTCCCCACCAACAGCGCCCATTCCTTCCGGTACCTCGCGGTCGGCGGGCACTGGTTCGACGACGAACAGGCCGACAGCCACGACGGCACCAACAGCCGCCTCCACACCTGA
- a CDS encoding glycoside hydrolase family 15 protein, which yields MEFGTGSGGMDDARYLPISEHGLIGDLRTAALVGTDGTIDWYCCPRFDAPSVFASILDADKGGSWQLAADVPARTRQFYFPDTNVLITRFYAADGVAEIQDFMPVVDESREAARHRLIRRVICVRGTLPFRTRVAPRFGYGAEAHTVRTQVHEAVFEAPSISLALTSTVPLESDGTDVESHFKLLEGESVVFALDKIGDDLRPQACPHAEAEEQFEATVRFWRHWLGRSRYRGRWREMVHRSALVLKLLTYVPTGAIVAAPTTSLPERVGGERNWDYRYVWVRDAAFAIYAMLRLGFTTEAEAFMGFLSDRGIMRGVGPTGPLQIMYGIDGRTDLPESELLHLEGHLGSAPVRVGNAATKQLQLDIYGALIDSVYLYDKWGQPISSDHWDEVGAVVDWLCDHWDQPDEGVWETRGGRRNFVYSRLMCWVAIERAIRMANRRGLPADLPRWQRSRDAIYRQIMREGWSAKRGAFVQGLGDDVLDASVLMMPMAKFISPTDPKWLSTLDALTTDLVSDSLVYRYDPEASPDGLRGAEGTFSICSFWYVEALTRAGRLEDARLAFEKMLTYGNHLGLYAEEIGRSGEQLGNFPQAFTHLSLISAAFNLDRALG from the coding sequence ATGGAGTTCGGCACCGGATCCGGGGGAATGGACGACGCACGCTATCTGCCGATCTCCGAGCACGGCCTGATCGGGGATCTTCGTACCGCCGCGCTCGTCGGGACCGACGGAACGATCGACTGGTACTGCTGCCCACGCTTCGACGCACCGAGCGTCTTCGCGTCCATCCTCGACGCCGACAAAGGCGGATCGTGGCAGCTGGCCGCCGATGTGCCGGCGCGTACCCGGCAGTTCTACTTCCCCGACACCAACGTCCTGATCACACGCTTCTATGCGGCCGACGGAGTGGCGGAGATCCAGGACTTCATGCCCGTCGTCGACGAGTCGCGCGAGGCGGCCCGGCACCGCCTGATCCGTCGGGTGATATGCGTGCGCGGAACCCTCCCCTTCAGAACCCGGGTGGCCCCGCGCTTCGGCTACGGCGCCGAAGCGCACACCGTACGTACGCAGGTCCACGAAGCCGTCTTCGAGGCCCCGTCGATCTCCCTGGCGCTGACCTCCACCGTGCCGCTCGAAAGCGACGGAACGGACGTGGAGTCGCACTTCAAGCTCCTCGAAGGCGAGTCCGTGGTCTTCGCCCTCGACAAGATCGGCGATGACCTCCGCCCGCAGGCCTGTCCGCACGCCGAGGCGGAGGAGCAGTTCGAGGCGACGGTCCGGTTCTGGCGCCACTGGCTGGGCCGCTCGCGCTACCGCGGCCGGTGGCGGGAGATGGTGCACCGCTCCGCGCTGGTGCTCAAGCTGCTCACCTATGTGCCGACCGGTGCGATCGTGGCCGCCCCGACGACCAGCCTGCCCGAACGGGTCGGCGGTGAGCGCAACTGGGACTACCGGTACGTGTGGGTCCGCGACGCCGCCTTCGCCATCTACGCCATGCTCCGCCTGGGCTTCACGACGGAGGCCGAGGCGTTCATGGGCTTCCTGTCCGACCGGGGCATCATGCGGGGCGTCGGCCCCACCGGGCCGCTGCAGATCATGTACGGCATCGACGGGCGTACCGACCTGCCCGAATCCGAGCTGCTCCACCTCGAAGGGCACCTGGGATCCGCTCCGGTGCGGGTCGGGAACGCCGCCACCAAGCAGCTCCAGCTGGACATCTACGGCGCGCTGATCGATTCGGTCTACCTCTACGACAAGTGGGGGCAACCCATCAGCAGTGATCACTGGGACGAGGTCGGCGCGGTGGTGGACTGGCTCTGTGACCACTGGGACCAACCCGACGAGGGCGTCTGGGAGACCCGGGGCGGCCGGCGGAACTTCGTCTACTCGCGGCTGATGTGCTGGGTGGCGATCGAACGGGCCATCCGGATGGCCAACCGGCGCGGCCTGCCCGCCGATCTTCCGCGCTGGCAGCGGAGTCGGGACGCGATCTACCGGCAGATCATGCGAGAGGGCTGGTCGGCGAAGCGCGGCGCCTTCGTCCAGGGGCTGGGGGACGACGTGCTCGACGCCTCCGTGCTGATGATGCCGATGGCCAAGTTCATCTCGCCCACCGATCCGAAATGGCTCTCGACCCTGGATGCGCTCACCACGGATCTGGTCTCCGACTCGCTGGTCTACCGCTACGACCCGGAGGCCAGCCCGGACGGCTTGCGCGGCGCCGAGGGCACGTTCTCGATCTGCTCCTTCTGGTACGTCGAGGCGCTCACGCGTGCCGGACGTCTGGAGGATGCCCGTCTGGCCTTCGAGAAGATGCTCACCTACGGCAACCACCTCGGCCTCTACGCGGAGGAGATCGGCCGGAGCGGCGAGCAACTCGGCAACTTCCCGCAGGCGTTCACCCACCTGTCGCTCATCAGCGCGGCCTTCAATCTCGACCGCGCCCTCGGCTGA